AGGGCCGCGTACTCCACGTTGAGCGCGCCGAACTCCCAGTAGATTGCACTCGTGAACACCTCGACGTGCATGAACGCCGGCGTTCCGAAGTCCGAAATCGCATAGAGCGCGGTCAGCAACGCGCCGGCGGCGATCGCCGGCCGAATCTGCGGGAAGGTCACGCGACGGAACGCTTCGAACCGGTCCGCATTCAGCGTCCGTGCGGCGTCGACGAGCGAGGCGTCCATCGACAGAAGCGCGGCGCGTGCGGTGAGAAAGACGTACGGATACGTATACAGGGTGATGACCAGGACGGCGCCCCAGAACCCGCGAACGTGGGGCATCGGAACACCGAGGAGCGAACTCACTTCTCCGTACGGACCGAACGCGGAGACGAACGCGAACGCGCCGATATAGCTCGGAATTACCAGCGGCAGCGCGGCGACGATGGTCCAGAACCGGCGAAATGGAAGATTCGTTCGGGTCGTCAGAATCGCCAACGGGAGTCCGATGGCGACCGAGAGGACGGTCACCGAGACCATGAGCCCCAGACTGGTAAGGAGAATACCGGCGGTCCGGGCTGAAAATACCAACTCGCCCGCTCGAGTCGGATTCACCTGCAGTGCCCGCAGGACGATCCACAGTAACGGCGACGCGACGAGCAGCGCGATCAACCCGCTAATAATCGTCAAACCGGGGTATGAGACTTTCTCGCCCGCGTTCGACAGTTTCTCGAATCGGTTCGATGCCACGATAGTAGTTCGACCGGTGTGTTTCGGCGGAACGGATTTAGGGCTTCCTAAAATTACCGGTCAGCCGGATCGTTCGAGTCCCGGTCTGGACGGCGGCGATTCGCGCCGCTGAACGGAGTGCGGACCGCATCGGAGACGGAGAACCGGCGCGAGATGTCCGATTAGACCGTCATTCCTTCTTCGCGGAGCAGGTCGATGGCGGGCTCGACGTCGCCGAGTTTGTTCAGGTCGAACTCGAGCGGATCGATCTCGTCGAGGGTCGGGAGTTCGCCGACGTACTCGACGCCGTCGACGACGGGATACTCTCCGTTGACGTCGACGAAGAAGTCCTGTCCCTGTTCGGCGATGATGTGGCGGGTAAACTCCGCCGCGAGGTTCGGCTTGTCCGCTCCCTCGAGAATGGCGACGCCGGAGACGTTGAACAGGCAGCCGGGATCGTTACTGGTGAACGTCACGTCGAGGGGAGCGTCCGGATCGTCGTCGACGATGCGGCCGGCGTAGTACTGGTTGCCGAGCGCGATCTCCTGTTCGCCGCTCGCAACGGCCTCGGCCTGGTCCGAGCCGCTACTGTACAGCGTCGCGTTCTGATCCTCGACCATCGCGCGGACCCATTCGCGGGTCGCGTCTTCGCCCTCTTCCTCCATCATCGCGACGATGAACGAGTGGAAGGTCCCCGAATTCGGGCGCGTCGAGATAACGTCCCGGAATCGCTCGTCTTCGGCGTACGCGAAGATGTCGTCCGGAAGATCGTCGCCGTCGAAGTGGTCGGTGTTGTACTGCACGGCACGAACCCGGCCGGACGCACCGGTCCACTGTCCGTCCGAGTCTCGGTAGTTGTCGTCCACCGCGTCGATAACGTCTTCCGGCAGCTCGCGCGCGAGCCCTTCGTCCTTGAGTCGCGCGAGTTCGCCCGAGGATTGCGTGTAGAAGACGTCCGCCGGGCTGTTTTCGCCCTCCTCCAGGATACTCGCCAGCTGATCGCCCTCGTCGTCGTAGTCACGCTTGATCGTGAAATCGTCGTACTCGTCCTCGAGTTTCTCGAACAGGGGATCGATCTGATCCTGGGTCCGAGCGGAGTAGATCGTCAGTTCGCCCTCGAGGTCGCCGAGGTCGTCCCAGGAAACGGCGCTCGATTCCGCGGCCGCTTCCTGGGGCTCGTAACTATCGAACGGGTCCTCGTCTCCACCGCCGAGACCGTCGAGACAGCCGGCGACGGCGAGCGTGCCGACCGCAGCCGAACCCGCGCCGAGGAATCGCCGGCGGTTGATCGTCGTTCCCCGCCCGCTGAGATCGTGTCGTTGCATATATAGTTTAGGCCAGCCTAAAACACTAATACCTTCCGGTTACCCGCAGCAGAGCGGTCGAGAGGGTGAGACAGCGAACGCTGTCCGATCGCCGGCCGTCCGATGCCCACGGTTTTCGGCCGACCTAAACCTCTCCGGTCACACCTTTTTAGGCCAACCTAAAGAATCTGTCGGTCACTACTTCGAGCGGAGCCACCCGGCCGCGTGTACGCCTCCGATGCGACGGAGCAGACCGCTCTCTACGGCCTGTGCTCGAGTCGAACTCGTTTTGATGCTCTGGGCTGATGAGTCTCGTATGAGCGTTCGCGAGGAGTTCGACGACTGGGCCACGAGCGGAAAGGACAGGGGGATGGAGGAGCGCCACTGGCACACCGCCAAGCACGCGCTCGCGCGGATGCCCGTCGAACCGGGCGATACCGTCCTCGATCTGGGCTGTGGCAGCGGCTACGCCGGTCGGGCGCTGCGAGACACCAAGGGTGCGGGCCGAGTCTACGGACTCGACGGCTCGCCGGAGATGGCCCACAACGCCGCGGGTTACACGGACGACGGCCAGGTCGGCTACGTCGTCGGCGACTTCGGTTCGCTCCCGTTCGCCGACGACTCGATCGATCACATCTGGTCCATGGAGGCGTTCTACTACGCCGCCGATCCCCACGAGACGCTCGAGGAGGTCGCCCGCGTGCTTCGTCCCGGCGGAACGTTCTACTGCGCGGTCAACTACTACGAGGAAAACGTCCACTCCCGCGAGTGGCAGGAGTTCATCTCGATCGAGATGACCCGCTGGGACCGCGACCAGTACCGCGAGGCGTTCCGCGACGCGGGACTCCTCGTCGCCGAACAGGACAACGTTCCGGACCGCGAGATCACGATCCCCGGCGAGGCCGAGTTCCCGCTCGAGGACTGGGACACCCGCGAGGCGATGGTCGAGCGCTACCGCGAGTACGGCACCCTCCTGACGGTCGGCGTAGCCCCTTGATTTCGGGTCGAACGGCGCGGCGCACCCCTTGGTTTCCACTCGAACCGGGCTCGACGCTCCGCTCTATTCGGCTCACGTCAGTCGATTCACACCCTTCGTGCAGCTTCGAGCCGATACTGCTCACTCGGGCTCGCTCGAGTCGAAACGATCCCCCGTGTCTCACTCGCACTGACTGCGTCAGTTCGATTCGAACCCCTCGCCCGCCGGAATCGCGATCTCGAGCCAGTTCTCCTCGGGGGGCAGCGGACAGTCGAAGGTCTCACTGTAGGCGCAAAACGGCGTGTACGCGAGGTTGAAGTCGACGACGAGTTCGTCGCCGGTCTCGAGGTCCCGATCCGGCGCGAGTTCCATGTATCGCCCGCCCCGGTAGCTCTGCTGACCGGTCGTCTTGTCCCGGAACGGGATGAAGATCGGCTCCTCGTCGGGGCTCTCGAGTTGATAGCCGGCCAGTTCGAACGTCCCGTCCTCGAGGTCCTCGTCGTCGCGTTCGAGTTCGAACTCGAGCGTGACGGTCCGAAGATACCGCATCTCTCGATCCGCGGTCGTATCCATCAACACGACCTCCGGATCGTCGTGGACCGTAGCGGTCGCGGCGACGCGGTAGTCCGAGTCCGGGCTGAAGTACTCGAGCCCGTCGAAGCCGTCGCGATCCTCGGGCGGAATCGGCGACTGGGGATGCTCGGCGAAGAACTCGTCCTTCTCGGCGCGCTTTGACTCGAGTTCGTCGCGCCACTCGTCGACGTCGATAGAATCGCTCATACGGTCCGTTGGAGGGGAAGATTGGAAGGCGTTGCGTTTGCCGTCTTCTCGTCCCTCGCGACCGGGACGTCTGTCCCCAACGATCGTTACTAACTCGGGAAGAACGATTATTATACTGGCCGCCCGAGGGTCAGATCATGTGGCCGTGGGAACACGCAATCGTGGGGTATCTCGCCTACTCGCTGTTCTGTCACACCTACTACCGGGACTCTCCCGGCGGCCTCGAGGCGTTCGCGGTCGTCTTCGCGTCGGTGCTTCCCGACCTGATCGACAAACCGTTGACGTGGGAGTACGAGATTTTCGAGGTCGGATACGCGCTCGGCCACTCGATCTTCTTCGCGATTCCGCTGTCGGTCGCCGTCGGTGCACTCGCCAGGTCCTACGACCGACCCCGAACTGGCGTTGCGTTCGCCGTCGGCTACCTCCTGCACCTGCCCGCTGACATCGTCGACGGCTACGTCCGGAACGACCACCTCATCTTCTGGATCGTCCTGTGGCCGGTCGAGAGGGGCGACGCTCACCTCCACGCCCACGAACACGGTCCCGGCTTCATCGACCAGTTCTTCGTGTTTTTCACGCATTACCGACACGAACTGTTCTCGAGCGATCCCTCGACGTACATCCTGCTCCAGTTCGCCATGGCCGCCTTCGCCGCGCTGATCTGGCTCTACGACGGCGCACCCGTCCTCCGCGAGTGTCTGCTCGGCGGAAAGCGACTCGTCGAAGCGACGATCGAACGAGCAACCGAGTCCCGGAACCGGTAACCCGCTGCTGCTGTCGCCCGCCAGCGGGCGATTGCGCCGAGCCGGTCCGCACGTTTATATTCGAAGCCGCCGCAATCGCAGTTCGTCAACGCTATGGACGACCGACGATGAGTACGGCAAGAATGACGGACTGGCGCTCGATCTTCGGCCACGAGCAACCCTACGACGAGCAGGTCGACGGTATCGAGACCGCAATCGAGACCGCTCGAGACGACGGCTACACCGTCGTCGAGGGGGCCTGTGGCACCGGAAAGACGATGATTGCGCTCAGCGCGGGGATCGACCTCGTGCGCGATCCCGACACCGACTACGAGCGCGTGTTCGTGCTCACGAGCGTCAAGCAGCAACTGCGCCAGTTCGAGGCCGACCTCGAGACGATCAACGCGAACCTGCCCGACGACTGGAACCCGATCTCGGGACTGACCCTCGTCGGCAAGGCCGACGTCTGCCCGTACAACCGGGAGGGAGCGGGCGGGATCGACGACGGCAACGTCTACGACCGCTGTGAGACGCTGCGGGACCGAACCCGCGACCTCACCGGTGAGGGCGGGGAGACGACGGCCGGCACGCTGACCGCGCGGGCGCGCCAGCAACAGACCGGACTCGCCGACAGCGGGACGGCCGGAACGACGGGCCGGTTCCTCGAGACCGCCGGGGAGACGGCCGCTTATCCGCCGGAAATGCCGACGTACGGCGACGGGGGAGCGGTCGGCGCCGAAACCGAGTACTGCCCGTTCTACGCGCAGTACCTCGAGGACCTGCCCGAAGAGGAGAGCGACGGAGACGCCTCGGAGGCCGTCCCGTTCGACTTTACGAGCGCCGGCCTACTCACTCCCGAGGATCTCGTCGCGCGATCCGTTCGACACGGCACCTGCCCCCACTCCGTGATGGGGGCGCTGCTCGGCCACGTCGAGGTCG
This DNA window, taken from Natronococcus sp. CG52, encodes the following:
- a CDS encoding class I SAM-dependent methyltransferase, yielding MSVREEFDDWATSGKDRGMEERHWHTAKHALARMPVEPGDTVLDLGCGSGYAGRALRDTKGAGRVYGLDGSPEMAHNAAGYTDDGQVGYVVGDFGSLPFADDSIDHIWSMEAFYYAADPHETLEEVARVLRPGGTFYCAVNYYEENVHSREWQEFISIEMTRWDRDQYREAFRDAGLLVAEQDNVPDREITIPGEAEFPLEDWDTREAMVERYREYGTLLTVGVAP
- a CDS encoding extracellular solute-binding protein, producing the protein MQRHDLSGRGTTINRRRFLGAGSAAVGTLAVAGCLDGLGGGDEDPFDSYEPQEAAAESSAVSWDDLGDLEGELTIYSARTQDQIDPLFEKLEDEYDDFTIKRDYDDEGDQLASILEEGENSPADVFYTQSSGELARLKDEGLARELPEDVIDAVDDNYRDSDGQWTGASGRVRAVQYNTDHFDGDDLPDDIFAYAEDERFRDVISTRPNSGTFHSFIVAMMEEEGEDATREWVRAMVEDQNATLYSSGSDQAEAVASGEQEIALGNQYYAGRIVDDDPDAPLDVTFTSNDPGCLFNVSGVAILEGADKPNLAAEFTRHIIAEQGQDFFVDVNGEYPVVDGVEYVGELPTLDEIDPLEFDLNKLGDVEPAIDLLREEGMTV
- a CDS encoding DUF1684 domain-containing protein; this translates as MSDSIDVDEWRDELESKRAEKDEFFAEHPQSPIPPEDRDGFDGLEYFSPDSDYRVAATATVHDDPEVVLMDTTADREMRYLRTVTLEFELERDDEDLEDGTFELAGYQLESPDEEPIFIPFRDKTTGQQSYRGGRYMELAPDRDLETGDELVVDFNLAYTPFCAYSETFDCPLPPEENWLEIAIPAGEGFESN
- a CDS encoding metal-dependent hydrolase — protein: MWPWEHAIVGYLAYSLFCHTYYRDSPGGLEAFAVVFASVLPDLIDKPLTWEYEIFEVGYALGHSIFFAIPLSVAVGALARSYDRPRTGVAFAVGYLLHLPADIVDGYVRNDHLIFWIVLWPVERGDAHLHAHEHGPGFIDQFFVFFTHYRHELFSSDPSTYILLQFAMAAFAALIWLYDGAPVLRECLLGGKRLVEATIERATESRNR